The proteins below are encoded in one region of Halocatena salina:
- a CDS encoding FaeA/PapI family transcriptional regulator, which yields MAHGIGDPHPHPYTSNRVFQYGYTETVTSERVLGVFERVDGPAITSSDVATILGCSTEAARRKLKRLHENGMIRRRKTGRTVLWWRVDESANDLEITTVNPNDPFFSRETYSSDTPADISERIDDVLYGDPHE from the coding sequence GTGGCTCACGGTATCGGGGATCCACATCCCCATCCCTATACTTCCAATAGGGTATTCCAATATGGCTACACCGAAACGGTCACGTCAGAGCGTGTCCTCGGCGTTTTCGAGCGGGTCGATGGACCAGCGATCACGTCGAGCGATGTCGCTACGATTCTGGGCTGCTCGACGGAGGCCGCGCGCCGAAAACTCAAACGTCTCCACGAAAACGGGATGATCCGCCGTCGGAAGACGGGACGAACGGTACTCTGGTGGCGGGTCGATGAGTCTGCGAACGATCTCGAAATCACTACTGTCAATCCAAACGATCCGTTTTTCAGCCGCGAGACGTATTCAAGCGACACACCGGCAGACATCTCCGAACGGATCGATGATGTGCTCTACGGAGATCCCCACGAATGA
- the uvrB gene encoding excinuclease ABC subunit UvrB: protein MSDPSPSSDSRSDSVADSSPLSPDRPDLNRRFRVDAPFEPAGDQPSAIEQLVEGYQNGATEQTLLGVTGSGKTNTVAWAIEEVQKPTLVIAHNKTLAAQLYDEFRTLFPDNAVEYFVSYYDYYQPEAYVEQSDTYIDKDASINDEIDRLRHSATRSLLTRDDVIVVASVSAIYGLGDPGNYEEMSLRLETGQRIDRDELLGALVDLNYERNDVEFTQGTFRVRGDTVEVFPMYGRYAVRIEFWGEEIDRMQKIDVVEGQSKGEQRAVLVHPAEHYSIPEQRVERAIGEIEELLEERISYFEREGDLVAAQRIEERTTFDLEMLREAGYCSGIENYSVHLSDRGSGDPPYTLLDYFPDDFLTVVDESHQTLPQIRGQLAGDKSRKESLVNNGFRLPTAYDNRPLSFEEFEARTSDTLYVSATPGEYERDHSDQIVEQIVRPTHLVDPGIEIASTEGQIDDLLNRIDDRIENDERVLVTTLTKRMAEDLTEYLDEAGVAVEYMHDETDTLERHELVRGLRLGEFDVLVGINLLREGLDIPEVSLVAILDADQEGFLRSTTTLVQTMGRAARNVNGTVVLYADETTDAMEAAIEETKRRREIQQQYNADHGYTPETIQKEVGETTLPGSETDTSSVAGVEPDSPAEAEQYIEDLERRMDEAASNLEFELAADIRDRIREIQDAYELDEEGIAPETEEF from the coding sequence ATGAGCGATCCCAGCCCTAGCTCCGACTCCCGTTCGGATTCCGTCGCGGATTCCTCGCCGCTTTCTCCCGATCGACCGGATCTAAACCGGCGGTTTCGGGTCGATGCGCCGTTCGAGCCGGCAGGCGATCAGCCCTCAGCTATCGAACAGCTCGTGGAGGGGTATCAGAACGGTGCGACAGAGCAGACGTTGCTGGGTGTAACCGGATCTGGTAAGACCAACACAGTTGCATGGGCAATCGAGGAGGTCCAGAAGCCGACGCTGGTGATCGCACACAACAAGACGCTTGCGGCCCAGCTGTACGACGAATTTCGAACGCTGTTTCCAGACAACGCCGTCGAGTACTTCGTGTCGTATTATGATTACTACCAACCGGAAGCGTACGTAGAGCAAAGCGATACGTACATCGACAAGGACGCTTCGATCAACGATGAGATCGATCGGCTACGCCATTCTGCGACGCGCTCGTTGCTCACCAGAGACGACGTGATCGTGGTGGCGTCGGTGTCGGCCATCTACGGACTGGGTGATCCGGGGAACTACGAGGAAATGTCGCTCCGGCTCGAAACTGGTCAACGGATCGATCGCGACGAACTGCTGGGTGCGCTCGTAGATCTCAATTACGAGCGCAACGACGTTGAGTTCACACAGGGGACGTTCCGCGTGCGGGGCGACACCGTGGAGGTGTTCCCGATGTACGGCCGGTACGCCGTCAGGATCGAGTTCTGGGGCGAGGAGATCGACCGGATGCAGAAGATCGACGTGGTCGAGGGCCAATCGAAAGGCGAACAGCGGGCGGTGCTCGTTCACCCGGCGGAACACTACTCGATCCCCGAACAACGCGTCGAGCGAGCGATCGGAGAGATCGAGGAGCTCCTCGAGGAACGCATCTCGTATTTCGAACGGGAAGGTGATCTGGTCGCCGCCCAGCGCATCGAAGAACGCACCACGTTCGATCTCGAAATGCTCAGGGAAGCGGGGTACTGCTCGGGAATCGAGAACTACTCCGTGCATCTGAGTGACCGCGGGTCCGGCGATCCTCCGTACACCCTGCTCGATTATTTCCCGGATGACTTTCTCACCGTCGTCGATGAATCCCACCAGACGCTACCCCAGATCCGTGGCCAGTTGGCAGGCGATAAATCCCGGAAAGAGTCGCTCGTCAACAACGGGTTTCGGCTTCCGACGGCCTACGACAACCGCCCGCTGTCGTTCGAGGAGTTCGAAGCGCGCACGAGTGACACGCTGTACGTCAGCGCAACGCCCGGAGAGTACGAGCGCGACCACTCCGATCAGATCGTCGAGCAGATCGTCCGTCCTACCCATCTCGTGGATCCCGGCATCGAAATCGCATCGACAGAGGGCCAGATCGACGATCTCCTCAACCGCATCGACGACCGAATCGAGAACGACGAACGGGTGTTGGTGACGACGCTGACAAAGCGGATGGCTGAGGATCTCACCGAATATCTCGATGAGGCTGGCGTTGCGGTCGAGTACATGCACGACGAGACCGACACGCTCGAACGACACGAACTCGTCCGGGGGCTGCGCCTCGGTGAGTTCGACGTACTCGTCGGGATCAATCTGTTGCGGGAGGGACTCGACATTCCGGAGGTGTCGCTCGTGGCGATCCTCGACGCCGATCAGGAGGGCTTTCTGCGGTCGACGACCACGCTCGTCCAAACGATGGGCCGGGCGGCCCGCAACGTCAACGGCACCGTCGTGTTGTATGCCGACGAAACGACCGACGCGATGGAAGCGGCAATCGAGGAGACCAAGCGTCGGCGCGAGATCCAACAACAGTACAACGCAGACCACGGCTACACGCCCGAAACGATCCAAAAGGAGGTCGGGGAAACGACGCTGCCCGGCAGCGAAACCGACACGAGCAGCGTGGCGGGCGTCGAACCCGACTCGCCCGCCGAAGCCGAACAGTACATCGAGGATCTCGAACGACGGATGGACGAAGCCGCGAGTAACCTTGAGTTCGAACTGGCCGCGGACATTCGGGATCGAATTCGGGAGATCCAGGACGCCTACGAACTGGACGAAGAGGGAATCGCGCCAGAAACCGAGGAGTTCTGA
- a CDS encoding SPFH domain-containing protein, whose amino-acid sequence MDSPLYRLEQLTARWTLRQFTAYFIALFVLAGVFALSAIDPVFTVGLVVLGVVIAGVASAVEIVRAYEKRALSVFGEYRGLLGPGLHFVAPFVSRTYRFDLRTQTLDVPPQEAITRDNSPVTADAVVYIRVMDAKKAFLEVDDYRRATSLLAQTTLRAVLGDMELDETLSRREDINERIGSELHEPTDEWGVRIEAVEVRVVEPTPDVVSAMEQQSSAERRRRAMILEAQGERVSAIERAEGDKRANVIHAEGDKLARILQAQGNAVSTVLGARAAESMGERAIIDTGLETLGEIGQNGSNAFVLPQELTSLLGRYGTQLSGSDVRTDVQRLESQLLDPETRELLDLDSIEAIGSGEEDPV is encoded by the coding sequence ATGGACAGCCCGTTGTACAGATTGGAGCAGCTGACGGCACGATGGACGCTTCGTCAGTTTACGGCGTATTTCATCGCGCTCTTCGTGCTCGCGGGCGTGTTCGCGCTGTCGGCCATCGATCCCGTGTTTACCGTTGGGCTGGTGGTGCTTGGGGTCGTCATCGCGGGGGTAGCGAGTGCCGTAGAGATCGTCAGGGCCTACGAGAAGCGAGCGCTTTCGGTGTTCGGCGAATATCGGGGGCTGCTCGGTCCCGGGCTGCATTTCGTCGCGCCGTTCGTTTCCCGAACGTATCGGTTCGATCTCCGGACACAGACGCTTGACGTTCCCCCACAGGAGGCGATCACGCGGGATAATTCGCCGGTCACGGCCGACGCCGTCGTGTACATTCGGGTGATGGACGCGAAGAAGGCGTTTCTCGAAGTAGACGATTACCGCCGGGCCACGTCGCTGCTGGCACAGACGACGCTTCGGGCGGTGCTCGGGGATATGGAGCTCGACGAGACGCTCTCACGGCGCGAGGATATCAACGAACGCATCGGGTCCGAACTCCACGAGCCGACCGACGAGTGGGGCGTGCGGATCGAGGCCGTCGAGGTACGGGTGGTGGAACCCACACCGGACGTCGTGAGCGCGATGGAACAACAATCATCTGCGGAACGACGCCGCCGGGCGATGATCCTCGAAGCACAGGGTGAGCGCGTGAGCGCCATCGAGCGCGCAGAGGGAGACAAACGAGCGAACGTCATCCACGCAGAGGGTGACAAACTGGCCCGGATACTCCAAGCCCAAGGCAACGCCGTGTCGACAGTGCTCGGTGCGAGAGCAGCCGAGTCGATGGGCGAACGCGCGATTATCGATACAGGATTGGAAACGCTTGGGGAGATCGGCCAGAACGGTTCGAACGCGTTCGTCCTCCCTCAGGAACTCACGTCGCTGCTCGGTCGCTACGGAACGCAGCTCTCGGGCAGCGACGTTCGAACTGACGTTCAAAGGTTGGAAAGCCAGCTGCTCGATCCGGAAACGCGCGAGCTGCTCGATCTCGATTCGATCGAAGCGATCGGTTCAGGTGAGGAAGACCCGGTGTAA
- a CDS encoding class I SAM-dependent methyltransferase, whose translation MEPVALDDLPRHSAWAISLLDPSRDPPSTPGAYTEIATYDDIYAYLLEQYREQPVSRKTFSNEIKSRGRGNPDVISVEERLYLATTTELLGRERDAVRDALYPILTGGETVVDLGCGWGATFGVIAEEFPGVTVVGGEVSQHGVTLARELYSDTDRISTEPFDFYGEWDLLPEEGPTVVFTRGALTTIDDVEPVIDRLAARAAADDIIGGVHLEETGPHPDTLLGLLRQRYATANDYNTDLVSVLSEHPDLSVTAVEYDVIGANPLHPLTAVRWRPI comes from the coding sequence ATGGAGCCGGTAGCGCTCGATGACCTTCCGCGACACTCTGCGTGGGCTATCTCCCTCCTGGATCCATCTCGTGATCCACCGAGCACACCCGGGGCGTACACAGAGATTGCGACGTATGACGACATCTACGCCTATCTGCTCGAACAATACCGCGAACAGCCAGTTTCACGAAAAACGTTTTCGAACGAAATCAAATCACGAGGGCGTGGGAATCCGGATGTCATCTCGGTCGAGGAACGTCTCTATCTCGCCACCACAACAGAACTGCTCGGACGAGAACGGGACGCCGTCCGAGACGCTCTCTATCCGATACTTACCGGTGGTGAAACCGTCGTTGATCTCGGTTGTGGCTGGGGGGCGACGTTCGGCGTGATTGCCGAGGAATTCCCCGGTGTGACCGTGGTCGGCGGTGAGGTGAGCCAGCACGGCGTTACCCTGGCACGTGAACTGTACAGCGACACGGACCGGATCTCGACAGAACCGTTCGATTTTTACGGCGAGTGGGACCTTCTTCCGGAAGAGGGTCCCACTGTCGTGTTTACGCGAGGCGCACTCACGACGATCGACGACGTTGAACCGGTGATCGATCGACTCGCAGCACGCGCAGCGGCCGACGACATCATCGGCGGCGTTCACCTCGAAGAAACCGGCCCCCACCCCGATACGCTCCTCGGACTGCTCCGTCAGCGGTACGCGACGGCCAACGACTATAACACGGATCTCGTGTCTGTGTTGTCCGAGCATCCAGACCTTTCGGTGACGGCTGTCGAATACGATGTGATCGGAGCGAACCCGCTTCACCCCTTGACGGCAGTGCGGTGGCGGCCGATATAG
- a CDS encoding AIR synthase family protein, with translation MPDYGKIDRGFFETYIHPNLGADREDVRLGPTPGVDFGVIDVNDTALVVATDPISILPALGFERAARFALDIVLADVAVSGFAPRFLSISFTLPPSMTDEEFGMLWNAIDDTATKLGVSIVTGHTARYDGCGYPWIGSATAFAVGDHDDLIRPDGTQPGDRVIVTTGPAVEAVGLLTTLFGDRMSLPEDTITTAKRRLSETNTVRDALTASELPVTAIHDVTEGGLQGALTELAASAGLRLEIDSATVPTKPAVDDVCSYLDIEPWHATSSGTLLITAPKQHADSVVTALHDRGTDAAVVGTAHTGRGVYVDGTRVEHPETDPSWAVYAEYATNT, from the coding sequence ATGCCCGATTACGGTAAGATCGACAGGGGGTTTTTCGAGACGTACATCCACCCGAATCTCGGTGCCGACCGTGAAGATGTCCGGCTCGGTCCGACCCCGGGCGTGGATTTCGGCGTCATCGACGTGAACGACACCGCGCTCGTCGTGGCAACTGATCCGATATCGATCCTCCCCGCTCTTGGTTTCGAGCGTGCGGCCCGGTTCGCCCTTGACATCGTGCTGGCCGACGTGGCCGTCAGTGGCTTTGCCCCCCGATTCCTTTCGATCTCGTTCACGCTCCCGCCCTCGATGACTGATGAGGAGTTCGGGATGCTCTGGAATGCTATCGACGACACCGCGACGAAGCTCGGTGTAAGCATCGTCACAGGTCACACCGCCCGGTATGATGGCTGTGGGTATCCATGGATCGGCAGTGCAACCGCCTTCGCGGTCGGGGATCACGATGACCTCATCAGACCGGACGGCACACAACCGGGCGATCGGGTGATCGTCACGACCGGACCAGCGGTCGAAGCCGTCGGACTGCTCACGACGCTGTTCGGAGATCGCATGTCGCTTCCCGAGGACACCATCACCACTGCCAAACGCCGGCTCTCCGAAACGAATACGGTCCGGGATGCGCTCACTGCTAGCGAGCTACCGGTGACGGCGATACACGACGTGACTGAAGGTGGACTTCAAGGAGCGTTGACCGAACTTGCGGCCAGCGCCGGGTTGCGATTGGAGATCGACAGCGCGACGGTGCCGACGAAACCTGCCGTCGATGACGTGTGTTCGTATCTGGATATCGAACCGTGGCACGCAACCAGCTCCGGAACACTCCTCATCACGGCACCGAAACAGCACGCCGACAGCGTCGTTACCGCGCTCCATGACCGGGGTACAGACGCCGCTGTCGTCGGAACAGCCCACACTGGCAGGGGTGTGTACGTCGATGGAACACGAGTCGAACACCCAGAGACAGATCCGTCGTGGGCGGTGTACGCCGAATACGCAACCAATACGTGA
- a CDS encoding type II toxin-antitoxin system VapC family toxin, with translation MNDISAESVIVDTGGFYAAFVETDSHHEEANALFEEIRSDRTFHRVFTSRYILSEFATTMLYSVGHRKVVDALTMILESETFNLLPVGHTEFMTAWEWFQRYDDQDISFVDHSTAVLARKYDVEHVFGFDNDFETLGFTLVPFDRY, from the coding sequence ATGAATGATATTTCTGCGGAGTCAGTCATCGTCGATACGGGTGGCTTTTACGCTGCGTTCGTCGAGACGGATTCCCACCATGAGGAGGCGAACGCTCTCTTTGAGGAAATCCGGTCGGATAGAACCTTCCACCGTGTGTTCACGAGTCGGTACATACTCTCAGAATTTGCGACTACCATGCTCTATTCGGTCGGTCACAGGAAAGTGGTCGACGCACTGACGATGATTCTCGAATCCGAGACGTTCAACCTGCTACCAGTGGGTCACACAGAGTTTATGACTGCGTGGGAATGGTTTCAGCGGTACGACGATCAGGACATCTCCTTTGTGGATCATTCAACCGCCGTTCTTGCCCGCAAATACGACGTGGAACACGTCTTCGGGTTCGACAACGACTTTGAGACGCTGGGGTTCACGCTCGTTCCCTTTGATCGGTACTGA
- a CDS encoding winged helix-turn-helix transcriptional regulator, producing MCYVAKSLKQIGSEWRLIVLHDLQGDEKRFNELKRSTEANSRTLSRVLDDLQEMGFVTRRLEEDAPVATYYSLTEKGASLCPVFDAIEQWGKQWIEATETNPGQSD from the coding sequence ATGTGCTACGTTGCCAAATCGTTGAAACAGATCGGCTCGGAATGGCGGCTGATCGTACTACACGATCTCCAAGGGGATGAAAAGCGGTTCAACGAGTTGAAGCGATCGACCGAAGCGAACTCGCGCACTCTCTCTCGTGTTCTCGATGACCTCCAGGAGATGGGCTTCGTTACCCGTCGCCTCGAAGAGGACGCTCCCGTTGCGACGTACTACAGCCTGACCGAGAAAGGCGCGTCGTTGTGCCCGGTGTTCGATGCGATCGAACAGTGGGGGAAACAGTGGATCGAGGCGACGGAGACGAATCCCGGTCAATCCGATTGA
- a CDS encoding excinuclease ABC subunit C, with translation MDSTAVRDRARELPCEPGVYQFLDEERVVLYVGKAVALRDRVRSYADPRSARIRRMIERADTVSVAVTDTETQALLLEANLIKRHQPAYNVRLKDDKSYPLVQLTDHSVPRVEITRDPDEAATVYGPYTDKGRVETVVKAVRELYGVRGCSDHKYANRDRPCLDHDIGLCTAPCTGEISQAAYLEDVESVKRFFEGETGVLADPLERAMDTASNAQQFERAANLRDRLHAVEAFHGEGGEAVTTREDRTIDVLGVAIQGSMATVARLHSENGKLVDRERHSLSGAGVDSSATEHTSESAAVLSAFIPQYYAERRLPDTLLLPERPTDDDVTSWLETEGVTVTVPGAGREARLVELALKNARRGDDHTDEGALLSQALDLDSIDRIEGFDVSHAHGRAVVGSNVTFVDGQPETSAYRRKKLTDRNDDYANMRELIDWRAERARTKRDDRPDPDLLLIDGGSGQLDAAQHALSEWELEIPCVALAKAEETVITPDRTFDWASDAPQLHLLQRVRDEAHRFAVQYHQTLRDDIQTVLDDVPGVGPKTRTNLLRRFGSIDSVRTASLTELESVPGVGKRTAETIDQRL, from the coding sequence ATGGATAGCACGGCCGTTCGTGATCGTGCTCGTGAACTACCCTGCGAGCCGGGCGTGTACCAGTTCCTCGATGAAGAGAGGGTAGTGTTGTACGTGGGGAAAGCGGTAGCGTTGCGCGACCGCGTTCGATCCTACGCCGATCCGCGATCCGCACGGATCCGTCGGATGATCGAGCGCGCCGACACCGTGTCTGTTGCAGTGACGGACACCGAAACCCAAGCGCTGTTGCTGGAGGCGAACCTCATCAAGCGCCACCAACCCGCGTACAACGTCCGGTTGAAAGACGACAAGTCGTATCCGCTGGTGCAGCTGACCGATCACTCCGTTCCCCGCGTCGAGATCACCCGAGATCCGGACGAGGCGGCGACTGTGTACGGACCGTACACCGACAAAGGCCGGGTCGAAACTGTGGTGAAGGCTGTTCGGGAGCTGTACGGTGTCCGTGGCTGTTCGGATCACAAGTACGCAAATCGAGATCGGCCCTGTCTCGACCACGACATCGGTCTCTGTACCGCCCCGTGTACGGGTGAGATCTCTCAAGCGGCGTATTTAGAAGATGTCGAGTCAGTCAAACGCTTTTTTGAGGGAGAAACGGGCGTGCTCGCCGATCCGCTCGAACGCGCCATGGACACCGCGAGTAACGCCCAGCAGTTCGAGCGCGCCGCGAATCTCCGGGACCGACTCCACGCTGTCGAGGCGTTTCACGGCGAGGGCGGCGAGGCCGTCACCACACGCGAGGATCGGACCATCGACGTACTCGGCGTCGCAATCCAGGGATCGATGGCGACCGTCGCTCGCCTCCACAGCGAGAACGGCAAGCTCGTCGACCGCGAGCGCCACAGTCTCTCCGGGGCTGGCGTCGATTCATCTGCTACCGAGCACACCAGCGAGAGTGCAGCCGTGTTGAGCGCGTTCATTCCCCAATACTACGCCGAGCGCCGTCTACCCGATACGCTGTTGCTGCCCGAGCGACCGACTGACGACGACGTTACCAGCTGGTTGGAGACCGAAGGTGTCACGGTGACGGTCCCCGGAGCCGGCCGGGAAGCGAGGCTGGTCGAGCTCGCACTGAAAAACGCCCGGCGAGGGGACGACCACACCGACGAGGGGGCGTTGCTCTCCCAGGCGCTCGATCTGGATTCGATCGATCGTATCGAGGGATTCGACGTGAGCCACGCCCACGGACGGGCCGTCGTCGGCAGCAACGTCACGTTCGTCGATGGCCAACCCGAAACGTCCGCTTACCGCCGGAAAAAACTCACCGACCGAAACGACGATTACGCGAACATGCGCGAACTGATCGACTGGCGGGCTGAGCGCGCCCGGACAAAACGAGATGACCGTCCCGATCCGGATCTGTTGCTCATCGACGGCGGCTCGGGACAGCTTGATGCCGCCCAGCACGCACTCTCGGAATGGGAGTTGGAGATCCCGTGTGTCGCGCTCGCAAAAGCGGAGGAAACGGTCATCACCCCCGACCGGACGTTCGACTGGGCCAGTGACGCGCCACAGCTCCACTTACTCCAGCGCGTTCGTGATGAGGCCCATCGCTTTGCCGTCCAGTACCACCAAACGCTGCGCGACGATATCCAAACCGTTCTGGACGACGTTCCCGGCGTCGGACCGAAAACCCGAACGAACCTGCTTCGCCGGTTCGGATCGATCGACAGCGTCCGGACCGCCTCGCTCACGGAACTCGAAAGCGTCCCCGGCGTCGGAAAACGAACGGCGGAAACGATCGATCAACGGCTGTAA
- a CDS encoding DUF367 family protein: MEIHVRYEGDDDPEKCSARKLARFDLAELHRSAGATPPGIVLNPFANQALSPADADHTALVALDCSWETAEKEAFELQGPHRALPFLVAANPVNYGRPFQLNTVEAFAGALCILGEREHAERLLSKFRWGHTFLELNEEPLSRYAACADSEAVVDVQAEYLGEESV, from the coding sequence GTGGAGATTCACGTCCGATACGAGGGTGACGACGATCCTGAGAAATGTAGCGCCCGCAAACTCGCACGCTTCGATCTCGCAGAACTACACCGTTCCGCGGGTGCGACACCACCAGGAATCGTTCTGAATCCCTTCGCAAATCAAGCGCTCTCTCCAGCCGACGCGGACCATACAGCGCTGGTCGCGCTCGACTGTTCGTGGGAGACGGCCGAAAAGGAGGCGTTCGAGCTACAAGGCCCCCACCGAGCGCTCCCGTTTCTGGTCGCCGCCAATCCCGTGAACTACGGCCGACCGTTCCAACTCAACACCGTCGAGGCGTTCGCCGGCGCGCTGTGCATCCTCGGCGAACGCGAACACGCGGAGCGACTGCTCTCTAAGTTCCGGTGGGGGCACACGTTCCTCGAACTGAACGAGGAACCCCTGTCACGGTACGCCGCGTGTGCCGACTCCGAGGCAGTGGTCGATGTCCAAGCGGAGTACCTCGGCGAAGAATCGGTGTGA
- a CDS encoding pre-peptidase C-terminal domain-containing protein — MATGVLAADEGDNDDSRETATEMAPNSTETGALESNDTDWYAFDVEAGERIWVHLDLGENDTTLDQNTSARLDIFGPSGENVNDYPHDGMGPAYRPTAGAPMQAAGGTIAEQSGTYYVRAKGTNITDYDLTVETQRLDEHDPNERPATATSIESGETVSAVMSGPDLDTYAIDLEKGETINVTANHSDSVLVNAQLLHPNASDESPDRFVNDHVVEWDYSDSFTHTANTSGTYFVWISPEEEGIGSFDEEAPYDLSVSVSEDDSTDENDSETDDGPTETPEDDDSTESTPDETEQSDSDDSADEGDSTDDSTESTPDETDQSDSDESVDDSDSTGDDTATESPTDTDDTDQSDSDGSVDNVSDDAEDASDRSEC, encoded by the coding sequence ATGGCGACAGGTGTGTTGGCTGCCGACGAGGGGGACAACGACGACAGCCGTGAGACCGCCACGGAGATGGCTCCCAACAGCACCGAAACCGGCGCACTCGAATCGAACGACACCGACTGGTATGCGTTCGACGTAGAAGCTGGTGAGCGGATTTGGGTACACCTCGATCTCGGCGAAAACGATACGACCCTCGACCAAAACACGTCTGCACGACTGGACATCTTCGGACCGTCCGGCGAGAATGTGAACGACTATCCGCACGACGGGATGGGTCCAGCGTATCGACCAACCGCTGGTGCCCCCATGCAGGCGGCAGGTGGGACGATTGCCGAACAGTCGGGCACGTACTACGTTCGGGCAAAGGGGACGAACATCACCGATTACGATCTCACGGTTGAGACCCAGCGACTCGACGAACACGATCCGAACGAACGGCCAGCAACGGCTACGTCGATCGAGTCCGGCGAGACAGTCTCGGCGGTGATGAGTGGTCCCGATCTGGACACGTACGCGATCGATCTCGAAAAAGGCGAGACGATCAACGTGACAGCCAACCACAGTGACTCCGTTCTGGTGAACGCCCAGCTTCTTCACCCGAACGCAAGCGATGAGTCTCCAGACCGTTTCGTCAATGATCACGTCGTGGAATGGGATTACTCGGATTCGTTCACTCACACGGCGAACACGAGTGGAACGTATTTCGTTTGGATCTCCCCTGAGGAGGAAGGCATTGGATCGTTCGATGAGGAGGCTCCATACGATCTGTCCGTTAGCGTCTCAGAAGACGACTCGACCGACGAAAACGATTCGGAGACCGACGACGGACCGACGGAGACCCCAGAGGACGACGACTCGACCGAATCGACCCCTGATGAGACTGAACAGTCCGATTCGGACGACTCAGCTGATGAAGGCGACTCCACGGACGACTCGACCGAATCGACCCCTGATGAGACCGACCAGTCCGATTCGGACGAATCGGTAGACGATAGTGATAGTACCGGTGACGATACCGCTACTGAATCACCCACGGATACGGACGACACCGACCAGTCCGATTCGGACGGATCAGTAGATAATGTCAGTGACGATGCCGAAGACGCCTCCGACCGGTCGGAGTGCTAA
- a CDS encoding nuclear transport factor 2 family protein → MDALARAYYRAIDEEEYETLSTLLAPEFTHDRPDRTIDGREAFVRFMRDQRPETDTTHEITDVFRNEHAIAVRGELIHADGEAWFEFVDVFTVEDESIVSLKTYSGSTDE, encoded by the coding sequence ATGGACGCGCTCGCTCGTGCGTACTATCGCGCTATCGACGAAGAGGAGTACGAGACACTCTCCACGCTGCTCGCCCCCGAATTCACTCACGACCGTCCGGACCGAACGATCGACGGACGGGAGGCATTCGTCCGGTTCATGCGTGACCAACGGCCGGAAACCGATACCACCCACGAGATCACCGACGTGTTCCGAAACGAACACGCGATCGCCGTCCGTGGTGAACTCATCCACGCCGACGGGGAAGCGTGGTTCGAATTCGTCGACGTGTTCACCGTCGAAGACGAGTCGATCGTCTCGCTGAAAACGTATTCAGGATCAACGGACGAGTGA
- a CDS encoding 50S ribosomal protein L40e translates to MASFPEAEDRLLDKQICMRCNARNPKRATSCRKCGYKNLRTKAKENRAV, encoded by the coding sequence ATGGCTAGTTTCCCCGAGGCCGAGGATCGACTCCTCGACAAGCAGATCTGTATGCGTTGTAACGCGCGCAATCCAAAGCGTGCCACCAGCTGTCGGAAATGCGGCTATAAGAACCTCAGAACGAAGGCCAAAGAGAACCGCGCGGTCTGA